TTTATAAAATAAAAGATTTATAAAACTGATGATAATAGTCTAGAAATTGATTCCTTGATTTTTATATAAGTAGACCTAGAATTATATACATCTAATGTTATTTCTTTTGAGTCTAAAATATCATTTTCAAATATAACTCTTTGCTCTAATGCTTTTTTTGAAGAGTACATGAAAGCATTTACTTCAAAATTAAGCTCAAAGCTTCTTATATCCATATTAGCTGTTCCTATAGAACATATAGAGTCATCTATAACTATTGTTTTAGCATGTAAAAATGCATTTTCACCATAAGTGTAGATTTTAGCTCCAAATTTTAAAAGTTCTCCAGCATATGAATATGATGCCCAGTATACAAAAGGATGGTCAGGTTTAGAAGGAATCATAATTCTTACATCAACACCAGATAAACATGCTATTTTTAAAGTATCTATAAATGTTGAGTCAAGTATTAAATAAGGACTCTGTATATATATATACTTTCTAGCTTTCTGAATCATTTTAAGGTAACCATATTTAATTTCGTCTAGCTCTGATATATCTGGACCACTTGATACTATTTGAATCCCAATATTTTCAGAAGGACAATCAGAAGGTGTTTCACTTTCTACGAAGTACTTTTCTAAATCTAAATCTTCTTTAGTTGTATATCTCCAATCAAGGATAAATCTCATATTTAGGTCAATTACACAATCACCAGTAAGTTTAGTATGTGTATCTCTCCATAGACCAAATTTTGGATTTCTACCTAGATATTCGTCTCCAACATTGTATCCACCTACAAATCCTACTTTTCCATCAATGACAACAATTTTTCGGTGGTTTCTATAGTTTAAGTTAAAGTTTACAATTTTTAAGAATGATGGAAAGAAACTTCCAACTTTAACACCACTTTCTTTTAATCTAGAAAGTGTACTATTTTTTAGTGTTCTACCACCAACGGCGTCAAATAAAAGTCTTACTTCTACACCTTCTTTGGCCTTATCTACTAGAATGTCAATTATTTCAGTTCCGATTTTGTCATCTTTGAAAATGTAAAACTGTATGTTTATATATTTCTTTGCTTTCTTAAGTTCTTCAAGAAGAGTGTTAAAAAATTGACTAGACTCAGCGTAAATCCACACATCGTTATTATTGGTATAATGGGCATTATTTGAATTAGCTAATGCATAAATCATATCCTTATGTTGATGTATTTCTGAATCAATTTCAGATGTAGATTGTAATTTAACCTGAGTATCTAATATATTGCTTTTGATTATCTTATCGTCCTTTTCTTTTACTCTAAACATATTGTTTTTTGAAATATTTCTACCAAAAGCCATATAAAGTATAAATCCAAGAGCTGGTATTAATACTAATATAAGAAGCCATGTTAGAGTTGTGTCTATATTTCTCTTTTCTCTAAAAATGAGATTTAGTATAACCATGAAATTAATTATATATATTGTAGTAACTGCTATTTCATATATTGACATTTCGAAAAATGATATATTAAACATAAAATTTCCTCCTTTTGGGTATTTAGTAAAATCAGTAATTATATATAATAACTCGAACATATATCTATTATATATAATACCTCAATAATAAAAAAGTAAAATAAATAATCAAAAGGTAAATTTTTCAATTTAAATATAATTATTTCGAAATTAACAAAGTTAGTATATAATAAATAATATAATTATATAAATACAGGTATATATAAGCATATAGAATATTTTTTATGTTAATAAAATTTATTATATATTATATTGTTATTATATAATTATTGTCATAAAAAGACAAGGAAAAGTATAATTTTTAAGGGGGAAGGATTTATGAATAAAGGATTCTTGACACCTGGGGAAACTGCACAAGCAACTATAAGTGCAGGGATTAAAAAAGCAAACATTTCAACACAAAATGCAATTTTATTAGGTTTATTTGGAGGAGCATTTGTAGGTTTTGGGGCGTTGGGAAGTATGATAGTTAGTCAAACTTTTGGCAAAATAGACCCAGGAGTAGCTAGCTTTTTAAGTGCTATGGTATTTCCAGTAGGTCTTATGCTTGTGGTAGTAGCAGGGGCAGAGTTATTCACTGGAAATACTTTAATGTTTATTCCACTTATGGACAAAAAAATAACATTAGGAAAAATGCTAAGAAACTGGGGACTAGTTTATTTTGCAAATCTAGTAGGTTCACTCCTTTTAGTGGCGCTTGTATATTATTCTTCTACATTAATAGGGGATGCAGCTACAAAAGCAATAGCTGTAGCAGAGGCTAAAGTTAATTCAACAATAGTTTCAATGTTTCTAAAAGCAATACTTTGTAACATTTTAGTAGTTTTAGCTGTATGGATGGCTACAGCATCTCAAGACATAGTATCTAAATTAGCTTCATGTTGGACAGTAATAATGTTATTTGTGTTATGTGGATTCCAACATAGTGTTGCAAATATGTTTTTCATACCAATGGGAATGGTATTAGGAGCAGACATTACTATGGTTCAATTAATCACTAATTTGGTATTTGTAACGCTTGGAAATGTAGTTGGGGGTTCTATAATAGTTGGGGGAATTTATTATCTTTGCTATGTGAAAAATAGTTAGATAAATAATACGAATTAAATAGCCTTTTAAAGCATTGATATCAGCGATATTGATGCTTTTTTTAAATTATTTATGTTCTTTTATATATTGTTATTTTTTTTTTTTTACTTTATTATATATTTATTGAATATAGTTTGGAATTAAAAAACTTAAAAATATGAAATCTGTATGATAAGCAAAATCATATATTATTGAATATAGTTAATACTATATATTAATATAATTTAGATAATAATGACAACTGAAGTTTAGTATAATTTGGGAGGAAATACAATGAATAATCAAGATATATATGAAAATTTATTAAATATATTAAGCAAAGACGATATAAAAATAGATGAACCTATGAAAAAACATATTTCATTTAGAGTTGGAGGGCCAGCAGATATATTGGTTAGACCTAGAACTGAAGAACAACTAAAAAATGTACTTCAGTTAGTGAAAAAAGAATCTATTCCATATTTAATAATTGGAAATGGATCAAATATTCTAATTAAAGATGGTGGAATAAGAGGCATAGTAATAGAACTTGCAGATAATTTTAATTCTTATGAGATAAAGGGTACTAAAATAATTGCTCAGTCAGGAGCTTTATTATCTGTTTTAGGTAAAGCTCTTCAAAAACAAGAATTAAAAGGGTTTGAGTTTGCCTCAGGTATACCTGGAACATTAGGTGGAGCATTAGCCATGAATGCAGGAGCATATGGTGGTGAAATGAAAGATATAGTAAAATCAGTAAGATTAATAGATATGGAAGGAAATATTTTTGAACTCTCAAATGAACAGATGGAATTTGGGTATAGAAAAAGTATAATAGCAAAAAATGGATATATAGCTTTATCAGCAGAAATAGATTTGCAAAAAGGAAATTATGATGAAATAAAAAGTTTAATGGATGATTTAACAACAAGAAGAACAACTAAGCAACCATTAAATTTTGCTAGCGCAGGAAGTACATTTAAAAGACCAACAGGATATTTTGCAGGGAAATTAATAGAAGAAACTGGACTAAGAGGACTTACTTTAAGAGGTGCTCAAGTATCTGAGAAGCATTGTGGATTTGTGGTTAATTTAGGAGAAGCAAGTGCTAAAGATATTTTAGACTTAATATATGTCATAAAAAGTGCTGTATATGCCAAGTTTGGAGTTATGTTGGAAGAAGAAGTCAAAATACTTGGAGAGGATTAACAAATGAAAATATTGGCTGATTATCATACACATACATTATATAGTCATGGTAAGGGAACTATTGAAGATAATGTAAAGGTGGCCATTTCTAAAGGGATAAAGACAATAGGAATATCAGACCATAGTTATAAGCATATTGCATATGGTGTAAAGACGAAAGATATTCATAAAATGAGAGAAGAAGTAAATTCTTTGAATGATAAATATAGTGATATAAATATACTTTTGGGTATGGAGTGTAACATATTAGATGATAAAGGTAATATAGATATGGATGACAAATTTATAAAAGAACTTGACTATATCATGGCTGGATACCATTTTGGTTCTACTCCTACATCATTTGGAAGTTTATTAAATCATTGTAATAACTATATTTTTAAAACTGAAAAAGCCAAAGAGTATAATACTAAAGCTGTAATAAATGCAATGAACAATAATGATATTTTTGTAATTACTCATCCTGGTGATAAAGGTGATGTATATATAGAAGAAATAGCAAAGGTGGCAAAAAAGACAAATACTAGACTTGAGATAAATAGTAGTCATTCTTTTTTAAATGCAAAACAAATAAACGAAATAAAAGAAATAGGAAATAAATTTATAATAGGGTCAGATGCACATTGCCCAGAAAGAGTGGGTGATTTTAAACGAGCAATGAAAGCTGTATATGATTCAAATATGAATATATCATTAGTAGAAAATATTATACTGTAATAACCAAAGATAAAAGTGTAATAAACAGAAGATAAAAGGAGGAGTTAGCAATGAAATTTGTTATAGTTACAGGTCTTTCAGGGTCTGGAAAAAGTGAAACAATGAGAGCTTTAGAGGATATGGGATTTTATTGTGTAGATAATCTACCTCCTGCTTTGATAACTAAATTTGCAGAATTATGTTATCAACCAAATTCAAGTATTGATAAAGTTGCCCTAGGTATTGATATAAGAGGAAGAAAGTTTTTTGAAGCTCTTCATGAGAGTTTGAACTACTTAGAAAAAGAAAATTATGAATATGAAATGGTGTATTTAGATTGTAATGATGATGTATTGTTAAAGAGATATAAAATGACAAGAAGAAATCACCCATTGGCGAAAGACATGCAAATTCCAGAAGGTATAAAAATGGAAAGAAAAATAATGGAGCCTTTAAAGGGATTTTCTACATGCATAATTGACACAACTAATATGAAACCGAAAGACCTCAAGGAAGAAATAAAGAAAATATACTCTTCTGGTGAAGAGAATCCTAATCTAACTATATCTGTAGTATCTTTTGGGTTTAAACATGGTATACTTGCTGATGCAGATTTAGTATTCGATGTAAGATTTCTTCCTAATCCCTATTATGTTGAAGAGTTGAGATCTAAAACTGGTGATGATAAAGAAGTTAGAGATTATGTCATGAATTCTAAAATTAGTGAAGAATTTTATGTGAAACTTTTAGATATGATTCATTTCCTAGTACCTCAATATATAGAAGAAGGAAAACAACATTTAGTAATTGGTGTAGGATGCACAGGTGGCAGACATAGGTCAGTTACTATAACAAATCTTATAGCGGAGGATTTATCTAATAAAGGATATAGAGTTGTAAAAAAACACAGAGACTCTATGTTACGATAATGGAGGCAAACATGGCTAAATTACTTATTATTGTAGGAATTTTAGGTTGGATTGCATTAATTGTATCGTTATTTATATATAAGAAAGCAAAAAATGAAAAAGTAAGGCTATTTCAGAGGTCTGTTATTGAAAATAGAGACCCCAATGTAGTAGTAATAGGCGGAGGAACTGGTCAATCAGTGTTTCTGAGAGGGCTTAAACATTCTACACAGAATATAACTGCAATTGTTACTGTTGCTGATGATGGTGGAGGTTCAGGAGTATTAAGAGAAGACTTAGGCATGCTCCCACCAGGAGATATAAGAAATTGCCTATTAGCGCTTGCAAATATAGAACCAACTATGAATGAAGTTATGCAATATAGGTTTACAGAAGGACTTTTAAAAGGCCAAAGTTTTGGAAATCTATTTTTAGCTGCTATGAATGGATTATATGGAAACTTTGAAAAAGCTGTGTATAAATTAAGTGAGATTTTTGCTATAACAGGTAGGGTTTTGCCAGTAACACTAGAAGATGTAAACTTAGTTGCTAAATTAAAAAATGGCGAAATAGTAAATGGTGAATCTAGTATACCTGAAGAATCAAAAAGTCAAAAAAGTTCTATTGACGAAATTTTCTTGAATCCTAAAGATGTAAAACCATTAGGAGATGTTATTGCATCTATTTATGATGCTGATATTATAATTATGGGTCCTGGAAGTTTATATACAAGTATAATACCAAATTTACTTGTAGATGGTGTTGTGGACGCTATTAAAGCCTCTCAAGCACCAAAAGTGTATATATCAAATATAATGACTCAACCAGGAGAAACAGAAGGATATAATGTATTAGAACATGTTAATGCGATAATAAAGCATACTGACAATAATTTAATAGATTATGTGATAGCGAATAACGAAATATTGCCAGAAGGAATGCTTGATTTATATAAACAAGATGGAGCAGAACAGGTTTTACTAGATAAAAAACAAAAAGATAAGTTAAGAGAGAAGGGTATAAAAACTGTAGAAAAAAATTTAATTGAAATAAAAAATAATTATATAAGACATGATGCAAAATATATATCTAACATAGTTATTGAGTTAGCCCTAAATCATAATTACAACAAAAGTTAGTAAAAAAGGATTTTAAAAAAAAGTGTAGAAATCCTTATCATTATGTTAGTTTTAAGGAGTGAACATCGATGAGAGAAGAGGTTAGTGCTGGTGGTGTAGTCCTGTTTGGCAATACGATTCTTTTACTAAGGAAGTTCAATGGAGATTGGGTGCTACCCAAAGGAAAAGTAGAAGAAGGGGAAAATAACCAAGAGGCAGCATTACGTGAAGTAAGTGAAGAAACTGGAGTAAAAGCAGATATATTGAAATATTTAGGTGAAATACACTATACATTCAAAGAAAACTGGGATGAAAACAGAGCAGTTCATAAAACAGTTTTTTGGTACTTAATGCAAGCGAAAAATATGGATACTATTCCACAAAAAGAGGAAGGCTTTATTGATGCTAAATTTATCCATCTAGATAGAGTGGTAGACCTAGCTAGGTATGATGATGAAAAGGAGATAATAAAGGTTGCCTTACAAGAAATAAAAAAAAGGTTAAAGAAAAATTAGTTAATGGGTGATATATATGTCTTTTTCAACTGAAACCAAAAATGAACTAGCGAGAATTGTATCTGAGAATGAATGTTGTAATATAGCTGAACTGTCAGCTCTAGTTAAATCAGGGGGAAGTATACAAATTGTTGGATATAAAAAACTAAATTTAAAAATAACAACAGAATTAAATTCAATAGCCCGTAAAGTCTTTAAACTATTAAAAAAGAATTTCAGCATAAATACTACAATTTCTGTAAATAAAAATCAAATGTTAAAGAGAAATAATAGTTATGTGTTAATGGTAACAAGTGAAATGGGTTCAGAAATGTTATTAAAAAAGTTAGGTGTATTGGAAGAAAAAGAGGGATTTTTTACTATAAATAGAGTTCCAGAAAGTTTGGTTAAACATGATGGATGTAAAAGAGCCTTTATAAGAGGAGCTTTTCTTGGGGGAGGTTCTATAAGTGACCCAGAAAAAAACTATCATATGGAATTTGTAACTAACAATGAGGATTTTGCAGAGTCACTAAAAGAACTTATAAATTCTTTAGGCTTTAATAGTAAAATTGTGGCTAGAAAAAATAATTATGTTGTTTATCTTAAAGAGAGTGAACAAATATCAGATTTGTTAAGTATTATAGGAGGACACCACGCTCTTTTAAGTCTCCAAAATACTAAAATAGTAAAAGAAATGAGAAATAATGTAAACAGAATAGTAAATTGCGAGACAGCTAACCTTTCTAAAACAGTAAATGCAGCTGTAAGACAAGTAGAAAATATTAGACTAATACAAGAGACTATAGGGATTAGTAGCTTACCAGAAAATTTACAAGAAATAGCCAAGATTAGAATTGAGTATGAAGATATGACTCTCAAGGAGCTTGGAGAGATGTTAGACCCGCCAATAGGAAAATCTGGTGTCAATCATAGACTTAGAAAAATAGAAGAAATCGCAACAGACTTGAAAAAAAAATCATTATAATAAATTTGAGGGGACAATCTCAAAATAAGAATTAATTTCAACATATAGGGCTATAGGTGGAAGTTAATTCCTATTTTGAGATAAAAGTCTCTGTTTTTGTTTTAAGACATATATTTGTGGTAAAATTAAATTTATAAAACAGGAGGTGATTTAATGGAAAAAGATTTTGCTCATCTTCATGTACATACTGAGTATAGTTTACTTGATGGATTTTCGAGGGTGAAAAAACTTATAAAAAGAGCTAAAGAATTAAATATGAGTTCAATTGCTATTACTGACCATGGCTGTATGTTTGGTGTTATAGATTTTTATAAAACAGCTATAGAAGAAGGAATAAAACCAATTATAGGGTGTGAAGTTTATACAGCTGCACGTGGATTAAGAGATAAAGACCCTAATTATGATAAATATCAAGGACATTTAGTTTTGCTAGCTAAGAATATGGAAGGCTATAAAAATTTGATAAAAATAGTCTCAACTTCATATGTAGAAGGCTTTTACTATAAGCCTAGAGTCGATATGGAAGAACTTAGAAAGCATTGTGACGGGATTATAGCACTTTCTGCATGTCTTGCAGGAGATGTTGCACGTGCTTTGATGAATAGAAATTATGAAAAAGCAAAAAAGTTTGCCATTGATTACAGAGATATATTTGGTGAAGAAAATTTCTTCTTAGAAATTCAAGACCATAATTTACCAGAACAGAGAGAAGTGAATTCTGGATTGGTGAAATTATCAAAAGAGATTGGTATTCCATTAGTTGCTACTAATGATGTCCACTATGTAAATAAAGAAGATTCAAAAATACATGATGTTCTTATGTGTATTCAAATGGGTAAAACAGTAAATGACCCAAATAGAATGAGGTTTGGAAGTGATGAGTTTTATCTGAAGTCAAGAGAAGAGATGGAAGAGTTATTCCCATATGCACTAGAGGCTATTGACAATACTGTAAAAATAGCTGACATGTGTAATGTAGAGTTTGACTTTAATACTATACATCTTCCTAAATATGATGTTCCAGATGGATATACACCGGAAACTTATTTAAGAGAATTGTGTTTTAATGGATTAAAAGAGAGATATGAGAATCCTGATAGTGAGATACTAGATAGATTAAAATATGAATTAGATGTAATTGAAAAAATGGGTTATGTGGAATACTTTTTAATAGTTTGGGACTTTATAAATTTTTCTAAAGAAAATAATATTATAGTAGGACCAGGGAGAGGTAGTGCGGCAGGCTCAATAGTAGCATATACACTTAAGATAACTGATATAGACCCAATAAAATATTCCCTACTATTTGAACGTTTTCTAAATCCAGAACGTATATCTATGCCAGATATAGATATAGATTTTTGCTATGAAAGAAGAGAAGAAGTAATAGACTATGTAAAGCGAAAATATGGTGATGACCATGTTGCACAAATAATAACTTTTGGAACAATGGGTGCAAAAGCTGCAATAAGAGATGTTGGAAGAGTATTAGATATAGGCTACAATAAGGTTGATAAGATAGCCAAAGAAATACCATTTGCTTTAGGAATGACGATAGATAAGGCATTAGACACAAATCCAAATCTTAAGGATTTATATGACCAAGACCCTGAAACAAAAGAGATAATCAATATATCAAAGCAAATAGAAGGAATGTTAAGACATGCTTCTACTCATGCAGCAGGAGTTGTTATATCCAAGAATCCTGTAGATGAGTATGTACCTCTATATAAGCATCAAGATGCAATCACAACTCAATTCACTATGACAACACTTGAAGAACTTGGTCTTTTAAAGATGGACTTTCTTGGGTTAAGAACACTTACAGTTATAAGAGATGCACTTGATTTAATAGAAAAGAATAGAACAATAAAAAATTACACTGAAAATATAGATTTTTCAAAGATGGACTATGATGATCCAAAGGTATATGAAATGCTTTCATCTGGAAATACTTTAGGAGTGTTTCAGTTGGAAAGTGCTGGTATGAGAAGTTTTATGAAACAGCTAAAACCAGATAATTTTGAAGATATTGTAGCGGGTATATCTCTATTTAGACCAGGTCCTATGGACTCTATACCTGCATATATAAAAAATAAAAGTAATCCAAAAGATGTAACATACTTACATGAGAAATTAAAACCAATAATGGAAGTTACATATGGATGTTTGGTATATCAAGAACAAGTTATGCAGGTTGTTAGAGATTTAGGTGGATATAGTTATGGTCGTAGTGACCTAGTTAGAAGAGCCATGAGTAAGAAGAAAATGGATGTAATGGAAGAAGAAAGACAATATTTTATTCATGGGAAATTTGATGAAGATGGCAACATAGAAATTGCAGGATGTGTTAGAAATGGTGTAGAAGAGGAAATAGCCAATAAGATATTTGATGACATGATAGACTTTGCTCGTTATGCATTTAACAAATCACATGCAGCTGCATATGGAGTTTTAGCATATGAGACAGCTTATTTAAAAACATATTATCCTGTTGAATTTATGGCTGCTTTAATAACTAGTGTTATGGGAAATACTGATAAGGTAGTTGAATATATAAGAGAATGTAAAGCATTAGATATAGATGTGTTGCCACCAGACATAAATAAAAGTTTTTCAAAATTCTCGGTTGAAGGTGACAACATAAGGTTTGGTTTGGCTGCTGTAAAAAATGTTGGTGTAAATATAATAAACAATATAATCGATGAAAGAGAGTCTAATGGATTATTTATAGACTTAGTTGATTTAGTTAAGAGATTAGACCAAAAAGATACAAATAAGAGAGTAATAGAAAGTTTAATAAAATGTGGAGCTTTTGATAATATAAGTGAAAATAGAGCTAGTTTAATGGCTGGTTATGAAACTTTACTAGAAAGTGTGTCTATGGACAGAAAGAAAAATGTTCAAGGTCAAATTTCATTATTTGATGCTTTTGGAGATAGTGAAGAAGATAGCGACTTTCAACAAATATATAGTCTACCTAAAAGACCAGAATATGAAGAAAGAGAGAGGCTTAATCTTGAAAAAGAAGTTCTGGGAATGTATGTAAGTGGGCATCCTTTATCGCAATTTGAAAAAGAATTACAAGAAAAAACATCTATAGATAATGGAAAGTTAAATTCATTAAAAGAGGATGAAGAATCATTTATACAAATGAATGAAACAGATGCAATAATGGGTGGAATGATTGTAAATAAAACGATAAAAACCACAAAAAGAAATGAAATCATGGCATTTATTGAGCTGGAAGATTTATATGGTGCTATAGAAATAATAGTTTTTCCTCAGCTATTACAAAAATATAATGTTATTTTGAACGAAGATAATATAATTTATGTAAAAGGAACATTAAGTATAAAAGAAGGCGAAAATGCAAAACTTATAGCTAGAGAAATAAAAGATATAAAAGACAACACTGACTTTGAAGCTAAAAAATATAATTCACCAAGAGCTAAAAATGTACAAAATGTGAAATTAGAAAGTGGAAAAAAACTGTATCTAAAAATAGATAGTATGTCTGACACAGATACAACTTACAGTATTATAGAAATAGCAAAGCAATATCCAGGTAATGACAGTATATACTTATATCCTATGGATGAAAATATAAATGGTAAGCGTAAAGCATATAAAATGACAGGAGTATCGACTTTTATATGTGATGAGTTTGTAAACAATTTAGAAAGATTACTTCCTAAGGATAACATAAAGAT
This sequence is a window from Clostridioides difficile. Protein-coding genes within it:
- the whiA gene encoding DNA-binding protein WhiA, yielding MSFSTETKNELARIVSENECCNIAELSALVKSGGSIQIVGYKKLNLKITTELNSIARKVFKLLKKNFSINTTISVNKNQMLKRNNSYVLMVTSEMGSEMLLKKLGVLEEKEGFFTINRVPESLVKHDGCKRAFIRGAFLGGGSISDPEKNYHMEFVTNNEDFAESLKELINSLGFNSKIVARKNNYVVYLKESEQISDLLSIIGGHHALLSLQNTKIVKEMRNNVNRIVNCETANLSKTVNAAVRQVENIRLIQETIGISSLPENLQEIAKIRIEYEDMTLKELGEMLDPPIGKSGVNHRLRKIEEIATDLKKKSL
- a CDS encoding NUDIX hydrolase, giving the protein MREEVSAGGVVLFGNTILLLRKFNGDWVLPKGKVEEGENNQEAALREVSEETGVKADILKYLGEIHYTFKENWDENRAVHKTVFWYLMQAKNMDTIPQKEEGFIDAKFIHLDRVVDLARYDDEKEIIKVALQEIKKRLKKN
- a CDS encoding YvcK family protein, with the translated sequence MAKLLIIVGILGWIALIVSLFIYKKAKNEKVRLFQRSVIENRDPNVVVIGGGTGQSVFLRGLKHSTQNITAIVTVADDGGGSGVLREDLGMLPPGDIRNCLLALANIEPTMNEVMQYRFTEGLLKGQSFGNLFLAAMNGLYGNFEKAVYKLSEIFAITGRVLPVTLEDVNLVAKLKNGEIVNGESSIPEESKSQKSSIDEIFLNPKDVKPLGDVIASIYDADIIIMGPGSLYTSIIPNLLVDGVVDAIKASQAPKVYISNIMTQPGETEGYNVLEHVNAIIKHTDNNLIDYVIANNEILPEGMLDLYKQDGAEQVLLDKKQKDKLREKGIKTVEKNLIEIKNNYIRHDAKYISNIVIELALNHNYNKS
- the rapZ gene encoding RNase adapter RapZ — encoded protein: MKFVIVTGLSGSGKSETMRALEDMGFYCVDNLPPALITKFAELCYQPNSSIDKVALGIDIRGRKFFEALHESLNYLEKENYEYEMVYLDCNDDVLLKRYKMTRRNHPLAKDMQIPEGIKMERKIMEPLKGFSTCIIDTTNMKPKDLKEEIKKIYSSGEENPNLTISVVSFGFKHGILADADLVFDVRFLPNPYYVEELRSKTGDDKEVRDYVMNSKISEEFYVKLLDMIHFLVPQYIEEGKQHLVIGVGCTGGRHRSVTITNLIAEDLSNKGYRVVKKHRDSMLR
- a CDS encoding PHP domain-containing protein; the encoded protein is MKILADYHTHTLYSHGKGTIEDNVKVAISKGIKTIGISDHSYKHIAYGVKTKDIHKMREEVNSLNDKYSDINILLGMECNILDDKGNIDMDDKFIKELDYIMAGYHFGSTPTSFGSLLNHCNNYIFKTEKAKEYNTKAVINAMNNNDIFVITHPGDKGDVYIEEIAKVAKKTNTRLEINSSHSFLNAKQINEIKEIGNKFIIGSDAHCPERVGDFKRAMKAVYDSNMNISLVENIIL
- a CDS encoding DNA polymerase III subunit alpha, encoding MEKDFAHLHVHTEYSLLDGFSRVKKLIKRAKELNMSSIAITDHGCMFGVIDFYKTAIEEGIKPIIGCEVYTAARGLRDKDPNYDKYQGHLVLLAKNMEGYKNLIKIVSTSYVEGFYYKPRVDMEELRKHCDGIIALSACLAGDVARALMNRNYEKAKKFAIDYRDIFGEENFFLEIQDHNLPEQREVNSGLVKLSKEIGIPLVATNDVHYVNKEDSKIHDVLMCIQMGKTVNDPNRMRFGSDEFYLKSREEMEELFPYALEAIDNTVKIADMCNVEFDFNTIHLPKYDVPDGYTPETYLRELCFNGLKERYENPDSEILDRLKYELDVIEKMGYVEYFLIVWDFINFSKENNIIVGPGRGSAAGSIVAYTLKITDIDPIKYSLLFERFLNPERISMPDIDIDFCYERREEVIDYVKRKYGDDHVAQIITFGTMGAKAAIRDVGRVLDIGYNKVDKIAKEIPFALGMTIDKALDTNPNLKDLYDQDPETKEIINISKQIEGMLRHASTHAAGVVISKNPVDEYVPLYKHQDAITTQFTMTTLEELGLLKMDFLGLRTLTVIRDALDLIEKNRTIKNYTENIDFSKMDYDDPKVYEMLSSGNTLGVFQLESAGMRSFMKQLKPDNFEDIVAGISLFRPGPMDSIPAYIKNKSNPKDVTYLHEKLKPIMEVTYGCLVYQEQVMQVVRDLGGYSYGRSDLVRRAMSKKKMDVMEEERQYFIHGKFDEDGNIEIAGCVRNGVEEEIANKIFDDMIDFARYAFNKSHAAAYGVLAYETAYLKTYYPVEFMAALITSVMGNTDKVVEYIRECKALDIDVLPPDINKSFSKFSVEGDNIRFGLAAVKNVGVNIINNIIDERESNGLFIDLVDLVKRLDQKDTNKRVIESLIKCGAFDNISENRASLMAGYETLLESVSMDRKKNVQGQISLFDAFGDSEEDSDFQQIYSLPKRPEYEERERLNLEKEVLGMYVSGHPLSQFEKELQEKTSIDNGKLNSLKEDEESFIQMNETDAIMGGMIVNKTIKTTKRNEIMAFIELEDLYGAIEIIVFPQLLQKYNVILNEDNIIYVKGTLSIKEGENAKLIAREIKDIKDNTDFEAKKYNSPRAKNVQNVKLESGKKLYLKIDSMSDTDTTYSIIEIAKQYPGNDSIYLYPMDENINGKRKAYKMTGVSTFICDEFVNNLERLLPKDNIKIKA
- a CDS encoding formate/nitrite transporter family protein, whose product is MNKGFLTPGETAQATISAGIKKANISTQNAILLGLFGGAFVGFGALGSMIVSQTFGKIDPGVASFLSAMVFPVGLMLVVVAGAELFTGNTLMFIPLMDKKITLGKMLRNWGLVYFANLVGSLLLVALVYYSSTLIGDAATKAIAVAEAKVNSTIVSMFLKAILCNILVVLAVWMATASQDIVSKLASCWTVIMLFVLCGFQHSVANMFFIPMGMVLGADITMVQLITNLVFVTLGNVVGGSIIVGGIYYLCYVKNS
- the murB gene encoding UDP-N-acetylmuramate dehydrogenase, producing MNNQDIYENLLNILSKDDIKIDEPMKKHISFRVGGPADILVRPRTEEQLKNVLQLVKKESIPYLIIGNGSNILIKDGGIRGIVIELADNFNSYEIKGTKIIAQSGALLSVLGKALQKQELKGFEFASGIPGTLGGALAMNAGAYGGEMKDIVKSVRLIDMEGNIFELSNEQMEFGYRKSIIAKNGYIALSAEIDLQKGNYDEIKSLMDDLTTRRTTKQPLNFASAGSTFKRPTGYFAGKLIEETGLRGLTLRGAQVSEKHCGFVVNLGEASAKDILDLIYVIKSAVYAKFGVMLEEEVKILGED
- the cls gene encoding cardiolipin synthase, whose product is MFNISFFEMSIYEIAVTTIYIINFMVILNLIFREKRNIDTTLTWLLILVLIPALGFILYMAFGRNISKNNMFRVKEKDDKIIKSNILDTQVKLQSTSEIDSEIHQHKDMIYALANSNNAHYTNNNDVWIYAESSQFFNTLLEELKKAKKYINIQFYIFKDDKIGTEIIDILVDKAKEGVEVRLLFDAVGGRTLKNSTLSRLKESGVKVGSFFPSFLKIVNFNLNYRNHRKIVVIDGKVGFVGGYNVGDEYLGRNPKFGLWRDTHTKLTGDCVIDLNMRFILDWRYTTKEDLDLEKYFVESETPSDCPSENIGIQIVSSGPDISELDEIKYGYLKMIQKARKYIYIQSPYLILDSTFIDTLKIACLSGVDVRIMIPSKPDHPFVYWASYSYAGELLKFGAKIYTYGENAFLHAKTIVIDDSICSIGTANMDIRSFELNFEVNAFMYSSKKALEQRVIFENDILDSKEITLDVYNSRSTYIKIKESISRLLSSVL